One stretch of Simkaniaceae bacterium DNA includes these proteins:
- a CDS encoding aspartate-semialdehyde dehydrogenase: MIALLKEHPRFYVKQVCAREERVGSECIGIGLLFESIQSVADESLVLSALPNRAAQYIEPMLAEKGCLVISNAQCHRMQEGVPLVLPDVNPEALLDITRGIVCVPNCVVAGLTVALKPLHDHFGIDAVHVTTLQAISGAGYPGVASLDILGNVIPHIQGEEEKIEMEPLKILKTSFPISATAMRVPVKHGHMASVALKLKRSVSLDAIIHAWNSYKGFSQQLFSAPKNPIRYLQGVDDPQPQRHVELDRGMRVSIGRLRKCSNFDCKFILLSHNLIQGAAGTSVLIAEALMSMRREYAENTGQRNESNLTRTHHARLGDLEP, translated from the coding sequence ATGATTGCACTGTTAAAGGAGCATCCCCGTTTTTATGTCAAGCAAGTATGCGCTCGTGAAGAGCGTGTAGGGTCAGAATGTATCGGTATTGGTTTATTGTTTGAGTCTATTCAGAGTGTGGCTGATGAAAGCCTTGTTTTATCTGCCTTGCCGAATAGAGCTGCACAATATATTGAGCCAATGCTTGCTGAAAAGGGGTGCCTAGTCATATCCAATGCACAATGCCATCGAATGCAAGAAGGGGTTCCTCTTGTTTTGCCTGATGTCAATCCCGAGGCGCTTTTGGATATAACAAGGGGGATTGTATGTGTTCCGAATTGTGTTGTGGCAGGGTTGACAGTTGCTCTAAAGCCCTTGCATGATCACTTCGGGATCGATGCGGTTCATGTGACAACGCTACAGGCAATATCAGGCGCCGGTTATCCGGGTGTCGCTTCGCTAGATATTTTGGGGAATGTGATTCCGCATATTCAAGGGGAAGAAGAAAAAATTGAAATGGAGCCTTTAAAAATCTTAAAGACCTCTTTCCCCATATCTGCTACGGCGATGCGGGTTCCCGTCAAGCATGGTCATATGGCATCGGTTGCGCTCAAGCTCAAAAGGAGTGTCTCTCTCGATGCCATCATCCATGCATGGAATAGCTATAAGGGGTTTTCACAACAACTTTTCAGTGCGCCAAAAAATCCAATACGCTATTTACAAGGTGTTGATGATCCACAGCCTCAAAGGCATGTCGAGCTTGATCGTGGGATGCGAGTGAGTATTGGAAGGTTGAGAAAATGTTCGAATTTCGATTGCAAGTTTATTCTCCTCTCGCATAATTTGATTCAAGGCGCTGCAGGCACATCGGTCCTGATCGCCGAGGCACTTATGAGTATGAGGAGAGAATATGCCGAAAACACCGGCCAGAGAAACGAAAGCAATCTCACACGAACGCATCATGCACGCTTGGGTGATTTGGAGCCTTAG
- a CDS encoding response regulator, with translation MCFLSCCHNTSTCVLSLADAFMADDAYNIRLFTDSSGRIIKISRAAHLIFRPDQLAHDSDVGEQTTALVRAFITNQTSLSKRSSISSIASFTECTQDILVKVRGVDSLFQSFIKEVFLDKRSAPHYLVTLKEKEFTLIASAAKDVEPKAHSGAGVSDAPATKEMSTEEDRSELISRHSAHLSGNALTAALSALGSKEDVALFHSAITHRLVQLNALLTGNGTFKKDKTSKKDLKDALHDALSLWQRLDPSVEIPSKGERRDARHFYTFPFTPYLHAIEALFLYCLGPSFQDYSLTVTLNFELDRIHAHFSIAPSESANELVLADGSTETSSHRAIAAPGDAEPAFTTLTDIEDSALAKKPFDSHSDTTPSLFKNIQTFLAITEIEKKYAIHFRADKIGPRLELKLSAPSICEHASRAPRPTQSASSTDSISKRPELKILHVEDEAPISEVMKRMLEIIKSYPTVYTTCTTGEEAIDLCKKRPFDCIFMDISLEGKLDGVETAEEILKGSPETIIFPCTSEVSPTSRTKYKNAGMQRPIGKPFTRLIIEASLEKTHELMLARLNTSTSVTSSLVLC, from the coding sequence ATGTGCTTTTTAAGCTGTTGTCATAACACTAGCACCTGTGTTTTGAGCCTAGCTGATGCCTTTATGGCAGATGATGCTTACAATATAAGGCTCTTCACAGATTCTTCAGGCAGAATCATCAAAATATCACGGGCAGCGCATTTAATTTTTAGACCCGATCAACTGGCTCATGACTCAGATGTGGGAGAACAAACAACAGCACTTGTTCGCGCTTTTATTACAAACCAAACCTCCCTTTCTAAACGCTCTTCCATTTCTTCCATTGCCTCATTTACGGAATGTACTCAGGATATTTTAGTCAAAGTCCGTGGTGTTGATTCTCTTTTTCAGTCTTTTATCAAAGAGGTGTTTCTCGATAAAAGATCAGCCCCCCACTATCTTGTTACGCTCAAAGAAAAGGAATTTACATTAATTGCCTCTGCAGCAAAAGATGTAGAACCAAAAGCCCATAGTGGAGCCGGTGTATCTGATGCCCCGGCTACAAAAGAGATGTCTACTGAGGAGGATCGCTCGGAGCTCATTTCCAGACATAGCGCCCACCTAAGCGGTAATGCCCTTACAGCAGCCTTAAGCGCCCTAGGCTCTAAAGAAGATGTAGCATTATTTCACAGCGCAATAACGCACAGACTAGTGCAGCTCAATGCATTATTAACCGGTAATGGGACGTTTAAAAAAGACAAAACTTCAAAAAAAGATCTTAAAGACGCGCTTCATGATGCACTGTCTCTATGGCAGCGCTTAGACCCATCGGTTGAAATTCCCTCCAAAGGAGAGAGAAGGGATGCACGTCATTTTTATACATTTCCATTTACGCCCTACCTTCATGCCATTGAGGCGCTTTTCCTTTATTGTTTAGGCCCTTCTTTTCAAGATTACTCACTTACAGTCACACTAAATTTTGAGTTGGACCGGATTCACGCACATTTCAGTATTGCCCCTTCAGAAAGCGCTAATGAATTAGTTCTTGCAGATGGTTCAACAGAGACTTCTTCGCATAGGGCTATCGCTGCACCGGGCGATGCCGAACCCGCATTCACTACCCTAACAGATATAGAAGACAGCGCTCTTGCTAAAAAACCATTTGACTCACATTCAGATACCACCCCTTCTTTATTCAAAAACATTCAAACTTTTCTTGCGATCACTGAAATTGAAAAAAAATATGCAATTCATTTTAGAGCAGACAAGATAGGCCCCCGACTTGAACTGAAACTAAGCGCCCCTTCGATCTGTGAACACGCTTCAAGAGCGCCTCGACCAACCCAATCCGCTTCATCCACCGACTCGATTTCAAAACGCCCCGAACTGAAAATCCTTCACGTTGAAGATGAAGCACCTATTTCAGAAGTCATGAAAAGAATGCTTGAAATCATCAAATCTTATCCCACTGTTTACACCACCTGCACAACAGGAGAAGAGGCTATAGATCTCTGTAAAAAACGCCCCTTTGATTGTATTTTCATGGATATCTCTTTAGAAGGTAAATTAGATGGCGTTGAAACAGCCGAAGAGATTCTTAAAGGTAGCCCCGAGACCATCATCTTCCCATGCACCTCTGAAGTCTCTCCAACCTCTCGCACAAAATATAAAAATGCCGGCATGCAACGCCCAATTGGAAAGCCTTTCACCCGATTGATCATAGAAGCATCGCTAGAAAAGACACATGAATTGATGTTAGCTCGATTGAACACATCAACCTCTGTCACTTCAAGTTTAGTGCTCTGTTAA
- a CDS encoding phosphatase PAP2 family protein → MNPFLQTQIEWIKALNGHHITWLNDFFIFCNHLDSLAFYSLVAVAVWMGVHRLRGIELLALALINGFVGQVLKDFYDMPRPFQMDPSAGLVVVSGNGLPSGAAGMAMLWGGFLIYHLRSHLSAWIIGIVYILFFSFVRVYLGVHFVSDILMGWFVGATELFLYIRYNDLIRKKLLKYTPQKRFLTLLFVAALAVALFFKMRTFNYLIIASAYLLGIYLDDRFNPKMANPKSCKEGLVRALVSLGQLSLILWFIFGLQGIKPVQVLMLMVGSTWMAFVAPRINTWISSFKVWRSR, encoded by the coding sequence ATGAACCCTTTCCTACAAACACAAATTGAATGGATTAAAGCCCTCAACGGACATCATATTACGTGGCTCAACGACTTCTTTATCTTCTGCAACCATCTCGATAGTTTAGCCTTTTATAGCCTTGTTGCCGTGGCTGTCTGGATGGGAGTTCATCGCCTGAGGGGGATTGAGCTTCTGGCGCTTGCTTTAATTAATGGCTTTGTTGGACAAGTGCTCAAAGATTTCTACGATATGCCGCGGCCCTTTCAAATGGATCCTTCTGCAGGGCTTGTTGTCGTGAGCGGCAATGGTCTTCCATCAGGTGCAGCCGGAATGGCAATGCTCTGGGGTGGATTTTTAATTTATCATTTGCGCTCACATCTCAGCGCGTGGATCATCGGCATTGTCTATATTTTATTCTTTAGCTTCGTCCGAGTCTATCTTGGAGTGCATTTTGTGAGTGATATTTTAATGGGGTGGTTTGTGGGAGCAACTGAGCTGTTTTTATACATCCGCTACAATGACTTAATACGTAAAAAACTGCTCAAATACACACCTCAGAAGCGCTTTCTCACACTATTATTTGTTGCAGCGCTTGCTGTTGCCCTGTTTTTTAAAATGCGCACCTTCAATTATTTAATTATCGCCTCCGCCTATTTGCTGGGGATCTATCTCGACGATCGATTCAATCCCAAAATGGCAAATCCAAAAAGTTGCAAAGAAGGGCTCGTTCGAGCACTTGTTTCTCTAGGGCAGTTGAGCCTTATTTTGTGGTTTATTTTCGGTTTGCAGGGGATAAAGCCGGTGCAAGTCCTGATGCTCATGGTGGGGTCAACCTGGATGGCTTTTGTCGCTCCAAGAATCAACACGTGGATTTCTTCTTTTAAGGTTTGGAGATCCAGGTGA
- a CDS encoding phage holin family protein produces the protein MFFLIRLLITTGVIILTAHVIPGLIVPSYLDALIFGIILGLINATIRPVLVFLTLPISIITLGLFTLVINGFTFWLAAEISYGVKVVNIEAAIIGGIIIWLTGLFTNRFVWGR, from the coding sequence ATGTTTTTTTTGATTCGATTGTTGATTACTACAGGGGTGATTATTTTAACGGCCCACGTCATTCCGGGGCTTATTGTTCCCAGCTACCTCGATGCCCTGATCTTTGGGATTATACTCGGGCTTATTAATGCGACCATCCGTCCTGTCTTGGTCTTTCTAACACTGCCTATTTCAATTATCACATTGGGGCTTTTCACCTTAGTGATCAATGGGTTTACGTTTTGGCTCGCTGCAGAGATCTCTTATGGAGTTAAAGTCGTAAATATTGAAGCGGCAATTATCGGGGGGATTATCATTTGGCTTACCGGTTTATTTACCAATCGCTTTGTTTGGGGTAGATGA
- a CDS encoding YkgJ family cysteine cluster protein, translating to MHKKRQGHLNIYQENVDDLLNHAGLATEQPLPPQRGIDRQWLPKGIRKFIQWICLPLVLMDLAAQKIARLIIRPPFKQVGQCKRRGNCCHYIMMKKSRFPFHMIERFWAVQINGFYFRHDEPVHYDGREVHIMGCRHLKKNGSCNNYRLRPLVCRRWPVIEHFGYPKTLKGCGYQLRLRKGKSTEME from the coding sequence ATGCATAAAAAAAGACAAGGACATCTCAACATTTATCAAGAAAATGTCGATGACCTACTAAATCATGCCGGCCTTGCAACAGAGCAACCCCTTCCACCTCAGAGGGGAATTGATCGCCAATGGCTGCCAAAGGGAATCAGAAAATTTATCCAATGGATATGCCTTCCTCTGGTATTAATGGATTTAGCAGCTCAAAAAATTGCAAGGCTCATCATTCGCCCTCCTTTCAAACAAGTAGGGCAGTGCAAGAGGCGCGGCAATTGCTGTCATTATATTATGATGAAAAAAAGCCGATTCCCTTTTCATATGATCGAGCGCTTTTGGGCAGTGCAAATCAATGGTTTTTATTTTCGCCACGATGAGCCGGTTCATTATGATGGGAGAGAGGTTCATATTATGGGATGCCGTCATTTGAAAAAAAACGGCTCGTGCAACAACTACCGGTTAAGGCCACTTGTATGTAGACGATGGCCCGTGATTGAACACTTCGGATATCCCAAAACCCTCAAAGGATGCGGCTATCAACTCCGCCTTCGAAAGGGCAAAAGTACTGAAATGGAATGA
- a CDS encoding TrkH family potassium uptake protein, which translates to MRHQIKVVDFKRVVGNVGLILHVPGIMALLSIIVALIFNEEYAVFPFLATFLISIGLGQLLYHLCKGDGRSTLWDSMSIAALSWLLCPILAAIPLIWIATLRFKMGVHLESSMALMKPINALFEAFSGFTASGLTLVKRPSEFSHSVIWWRSLMQWVGGVGLIVFILSVVEATKTKYQLYYAESRTDVMGKTIKETTRTIWGLYLFYTIVSIMLFFFSGMPIWDAINHGMTGISTGGFTITDDSFASYNTAIKIAALFIMLCGAMSFVVHYQVLKLRKFCMVWKSIPNLTLLLMFIIGSGLCIFIDNITLNRWSNIDSIFTWVSAMTTSGFSVQNIAVHAPMLKVFLVMGMIIGGVAGSTAGGIKIQRFLNLVSGMAIRIRAIFDVRSSRNVDRFFESSKPGEEPGMVVMNSEQMRKLFGAGVLFFLWMIAILIGWLFVTYHVPHEKAFNAFFEIVSATSNVGLSTDIVSPKLSGSCLSIFIILMWLGRVEIIPALVMFAAFIKLFSTKKKRLK; encoded by the coding sequence TTGCGTCATCAAATTAAAGTTGTCGATTTCAAACGAGTGGTTGGCAATGTAGGGCTGATTTTACATGTTCCCGGAATCATGGCACTTCTCTCTATCATTGTCGCATTGATATTCAATGAGGAATATGCCGTCTTCCCTTTTTTGGCCACGTTTCTCATTTCAATTGGCCTGGGTCAGTTGCTTTATCATTTATGTAAGGGAGATGGCCGATCAACGCTTTGGGACTCAATGTCTATTGCAGCCCTCTCATGGCTACTCTGTCCCATTCTTGCAGCAATTCCCCTGATATGGATTGCGACTCTGCGCTTTAAAATGGGGGTTCACTTAGAGTCTTCAATGGCGTTGATGAAACCGATCAATGCGCTCTTTGAAGCTTTTTCCGGATTTACGGCCTCAGGCCTTACTTTGGTTAAAAGACCGAGTGAGTTTTCCCATTCGGTGATTTGGTGGCGATCGCTCATGCAGTGGGTTGGGGGAGTAGGTCTCATTGTTTTCATTTTATCTGTTGTTGAAGCGACTAAAACAAAGTATCAACTCTATTATGCCGAATCTAGAACAGATGTTATGGGTAAAACAATCAAAGAGACAACGCGCACGATTTGGGGACTGTATCTTTTCTATACGATTGTATCGATAATGCTATTTTTTTTCAGTGGAATGCCCATATGGGATGCCATTAATCACGGCATGACGGGAATATCAACAGGTGGTTTTACGATAACTGATGACAGTTTTGCTAGCTATAATACTGCCATTAAAATCGCTGCGCTTTTCATTATGCTGTGTGGTGCGATGAGTTTTGTTGTTCATTACCAAGTATTAAAGCTAAGAAAGTTTTGTATGGTATGGAAAAGCATCCCCAATCTCACATTGCTATTGATGTTCATTATAGGAAGTGGATTGTGCATTTTTATCGACAATATCACCCTTAATCGTTGGAGCAATATCGATTCGATCTTTACATGGGTTTCTGCAATGACGACTTCGGGGTTTAGCGTGCAAAATATTGCCGTGCATGCACCCATGCTAAAAGTTTTCCTGGTGATGGGGATGATCATTGGTGGGGTTGCAGGTTCAACAGCGGGTGGGATTAAAATTCAGCGATTTTTAAATCTTGTCTCCGGAATGGCCATTCGGATCCGCGCTATTTTCGATGTGAGATCCAGTCGCAATGTCGATCGCTTTTTTGAATCGAGTAAGCCCGGGGAGGAGCCGGGAATGGTCGTCATGAATTCCGAACAAATGAGAAAGCTGTTTGGTGCGGGTGTCCTTTTTTTTCTATGGATGATCGCTATTTTGATTGGCTGGCTCTTTGTTACCTATCATGTGCCGCATGAAAAGGCATTTAATGCCTTTTTTGAAATCGTATCGGCGACGTCCAACGTGGGACTATCAACGGATATCGTCTCTCCAAAATTAAGCGGATCTTGTCTGAGCATTTTTATTATCCTCATGTGGCTTGGGCGTGTGGAAATTATCCCGGCACTTGTGATGTTTGCAGCCTTTATAAAATTGTTTTCCACTAAAAAGAAAAGATTAAAATGA
- a CDS encoding MFS transporter — MPKTPARETKAISHERIMHAWVIWSLSAIFLFYKYVIEVSPSVMTQHLMTAFQIDGAKLGTLAAAYFYAYLLMQIPAGLLIDRIGPRLMTTVAILCCAIGSLLFGMAHTFFAAMVGRFLTGIGASFAVINCLKLIANWFPHSRFATMAGLMMTVGMLGAVGGQAPLAAYIEAMGWREAFSSFSIFGIILSGIFWVFVRDHHDPVRAHHHKKHPTRFKTILSSIVTSRQSWILSIYSGLAFAPVSVFGGLWGVPFFMASYATSHTQAARLVSLIFLGFALGAPISGWFSDRIKSRKNVMLYGTIVALVSLTIILYVPNLGWGVLSGLLFLFGVSMSCFLVCFTMIRELHRPIMAATAVGFMNSFDAFFGAFSDPMIGFFLDLGWVGTLVNGARIFTDVGYRQSLIALPVYLIISIGLIFFIKETYRKGGHSSPDPFP; from the coding sequence ATGCCGAAAACACCGGCCAGAGAAACGAAAGCAATCTCACACGAACGCATCATGCACGCTTGGGTGATTTGGAGCCTTAGCGCTATTTTTTTGTTTTATAAATATGTGATTGAGGTTTCTCCAAGCGTTATGACGCAGCATCTCATGACGGCATTTCAAATAGATGGAGCAAAACTAGGGACACTTGCAGCCGCTTACTTTTATGCCTATTTATTAATGCAGATCCCCGCAGGGCTGCTCATTGACCGGATTGGGCCGAGGTTAATGACGACGGTAGCTATTCTTTGTTGCGCTATAGGTTCATTGCTCTTTGGAATGGCACACACATTTTTTGCAGCTATGGTGGGGCGGTTTTTAACCGGAATCGGAGCTTCCTTCGCTGTGATTAATTGTTTAAAGCTCATCGCTAATTGGTTTCCTCATTCTCGTTTTGCCACCATGGCCGGACTTATGATGACAGTAGGAATGCTCGGAGCCGTGGGAGGACAAGCACCTCTTGCCGCTTATATTGAGGCAATGGGGTGGAGAGAAGCTTTCAGCTCCTTTTCTATATTCGGCATTATTTTATCAGGTATTTTTTGGGTTTTTGTCAGAGATCATCACGATCCGGTACGCGCGCACCATCACAAGAAACATCCCACACGATTTAAAACAATTTTGTCATCTATTGTAACCTCGCGCCAGTCATGGATTTTGTCAATTTACAGTGGACTTGCGTTCGCGCCCGTATCAGTATTCGGGGGATTGTGGGGGGTTCCGTTTTTCATGGCCTCATATGCTACATCTCATACGCAAGCAGCTCGGCTTGTTTCACTCATTTTTCTTGGGTTTGCTCTAGGAGCTCCTATATCCGGTTGGTTTTCAGATCGCATTAAATCGCGCAAAAACGTGATGCTCTATGGAACAATAGTTGCTCTTGTATCGCTGACCATCATTTTATATGTTCCAAATTTGGGATGGGGAGTGTTGAGTGGACTTCTCTTTTTATTTGGGGTGTCGATGAGTTGTTTTCTTGTCTGCTTTACTATGATACGTGAGCTTCACCGCCCCATTATGGCAGCAACGGCGGTTGGATTTATGAATTCATTTGATGCATTCTTTGGAGCTTTTTCCGATCCGATGATTGGTTTTTTTCTCGATTTGGGATGGGTTGGAACTCTCGTCAATGGGGCGCGTATTTTCACCGATGTGGGCTACCGCCAGTCACTGATTGCTTTGCCGGTTTATTTGATCATATCCATTGGATTGATTTTCTTTATCAAAGAGACTTATAGAAAAGGCGGGCACTCCTCGCCCGACCCATTCCCTTAG
- the pepN gene encoding aminopeptidase N → MSHQIKYLADYKPPIYFIKEVELTFELEEERTIVESRMKLHRNREVQEDRCFVLNGKKLELLNIAIDGENLPPSRYEVSGDQLRIFDVPDSFVLEIKNAINPRANTSLEGLYMSDGCFCTQNEAEGFRRITYFLDRPDVMAKYTTKIIADKEKYPILLSNGNLIEQGDIDEKKHFTVWQDPFAKPCYLFALVAGDLALVEDTYTTLSKREIALKFYCDHGDEEKCLFAMKSLKEAMRWDEEKFGLEYDLDIYMIVAIASFNAGAMENKGLNIFNSIAVLTDPSSSTDENFIYVQRVIAHEYFHNWTGDRVTLRDWFQLTLKEGLTVFRDEEFSGDMNVKELRRIENVIALKETQFPEDLGPTSHPIQPTSYIEINNFYTRTVYEKGAEVIRMILTLIGWEKFRSGMDRYFELYDGMAVTTEEFIGAMEVASGYDLKQFRYWYHQNGIPEIRVEYTYREEQKEFDLTISQSCHPMVCDVTMNPFYFPLKVALISLDGEGELDVHSNEGRKEGKDIILTIKEPQQTFTFTNVESEPIPSINRGFSAPIITHLPFQKHDYLHLMVKSKDPYNCFESGQEIATQLMLQEIDKYQSEQSLSVDTGYLSVLGQILKDKTIDHALKAKYLALPSESALMQRQSEYLFEANYEVREFFGLEIARAFEFEWNELYHELNKEREFKLDPESMGRRALKNRCLTYLFKLGKGEIVEMTFEQFKKTNNMTDQYRALCLLCQVECAEREQAIELFYDQYKEDALVMMKWFSAQAASPLDMTFDRVKTLMAHPAFDLKVPNLTRALLGAFSENHIRFHSLDQPVYSFYADQMIRLDQLNAYSAARMCGVFKKYPKLAPQHKQMMKTEMERILSTQNLSNNVYEVLSKSLG, encoded by the coding sequence ATGAGCCATCAGATCAAGTATTTAGCCGATTATAAGCCCCCAATTTATTTTATTAAAGAAGTGGAATTGACGTTTGAGCTCGAAGAGGAGCGCACGATTGTCGAATCGAGAATGAAGTTGCATCGCAATCGGGAGGTCCAAGAGGATCGTTGTTTCGTACTCAACGGCAAAAAACTCGAGCTATTAAATATTGCGATTGATGGAGAAAACCTACCCCCTTCTCGGTATGAGGTCAGTGGGGATCAGCTGAGAATTTTTGATGTTCCCGATAGTTTTGTTTTAGAAATTAAAAATGCGATTAATCCTAGGGCTAATACGTCATTAGAAGGGCTTTATATGTCCGATGGCTGTTTTTGCACGCAAAATGAAGCCGAGGGTTTTCGAAGGATTACCTATTTTCTTGACCGTCCCGATGTCATGGCGAAATATACGACGAAGATTATTGCCGATAAGGAGAAATATCCGATTTTACTCTCTAACGGCAATCTCATTGAACAAGGGGATATCGATGAGAAAAAACACTTTACCGTTTGGCAAGACCCCTTTGCTAAACCGTGTTATTTGTTTGCATTGGTTGCCGGTGATTTAGCCTTAGTTGAAGACACTTATACGACGCTATCCAAGAGGGAAATCGCTCTTAAATTTTATTGCGATCATGGTGATGAAGAAAAATGCCTTTTTGCAATGAAGTCATTAAAAGAGGCGATGCGATGGGATGAAGAAAAATTTGGCCTTGAATACGATCTCGATATTTACATGATTGTGGCGATTGCCTCTTTCAATGCGGGAGCGATGGAGAACAAAGGGCTCAATATCTTTAATTCAATTGCAGTCCTTACCGATCCGAGCTCTTCTACGGATGAGAACTTTATTTATGTACAACGCGTCATTGCCCATGAATATTTCCATAACTGGACGGGAGATCGAGTCACGCTGAGGGATTGGTTTCAATTGACACTCAAAGAAGGGCTGACCGTTTTTAGAGATGAAGAGTTTTCAGGCGATATGAATGTCAAAGAACTCAGGCGCATTGAAAATGTGATCGCATTAAAAGAGACACAATTTCCGGAAGATTTGGGCCCGACATCGCACCCGATCCAACCCACATCCTATATCGAAATCAACAATTTTTATACGCGCACCGTATATGAAAAGGGTGCAGAAGTCATTCGGATGATTTTGACTTTGATCGGTTGGGAGAAGTTCCGCTCCGGAATGGATCGGTATTTTGAGCTATATGATGGAATGGCCGTCACAACGGAGGAGTTTATAGGGGCAATGGAGGTTGCTTCCGGGTATGACTTAAAACAATTTCGCTATTGGTATCATCAAAATGGTATTCCCGAAATTCGAGTTGAATATACCTATCGAGAAGAGCAAAAAGAGTTTGATTTGACAATCTCACAATCGTGCCATCCTATGGTCTGTGACGTGACAATGAACCCCTTTTATTTCCCTCTCAAAGTAGCCCTTATCAGTTTAGATGGCGAAGGTGAGCTCGATGTGCATAGCAATGAAGGGAGAAAAGAAGGGAAAGACATTATTTTAACGATTAAAGAACCTCAGCAAACGTTTACATTTACAAACGTAGAGTCTGAACCGATTCCTTCAATTAACAGGGGATTCTCTGCGCCGATTATTACCCATCTGCCCTTTCAAAAACACGACTATCTCCATTTAATGGTAAAGAGTAAAGATCCCTATAACTGTTTTGAATCGGGGCAAGAAATTGCAACGCAGTTAATGCTGCAAGAAATTGATAAATATCAGTCTGAGCAAAGCCTTTCTGTGGACACGGGCTATTTATCGGTCTTAGGGCAAATTTTAAAAGATAAGACCATAGATCACGCTTTAAAAGCTAAATACCTTGCCCTGCCGAGCGAGTCTGCGTTGATGCAGCGGCAAAGTGAATACCTCTTTGAGGCAAATTATGAGGTTAGAGAGTTTTTTGGTCTTGAGATTGCGAGAGCTTTTGAGTTTGAGTGGAATGAGCTGTATCATGAACTCAATAAAGAGAGGGAGTTTAAACTCGATCCTGAGTCGATGGGGCGCCGCGCCTTAAAGAATCGTTGCCTCACTTATCTTTTCAAGCTCGGAAAAGGTGAGATTGTTGAAATGACCTTTGAGCAGTTCAAAAAAACAAATAATATGACCGATCAATACCGAGCGCTATGTCTTTTGTGCCAAGTGGAATGTGCTGAGCGCGAGCAGGCGATTGAGTTGTTTTACGATCAATATAAAGAGGATGCGCTTGTCATGATGAAATGGTTTAGCGCCCAAGCGGCAAGTCCGCTTGATATGACGTTTGATCGAGTGAAAACGTTAATGGCGCATCCCGCATTTGATCTCAAAGTTCCCAATTTGACACGCGCTCTTTTGGGGGCTTTTTCTGAAAACCATATTCGCTTTCACTCCCTTGATCAACCCGTTTATTCATTTTATGCCGATCAAATGATTCGGCTCGATCAACTCAACGCTTACTCAGCGGCACGCATGTGCGGGGTCTTTAAAAAGTACCCTAAACTTGCTCCTCAGCATAAGCAGATGATGAAAACGGAAATGGAGAGAATCCTCTCAACTCAAAACTTGTCAAATAATGTCTATGAAGTGCTGTCGAAATCCCTTGGTTGA
- a CDS encoding DUF3750 domain-containing protein, with translation MFKKLFFIVLLAGPVIGFFQIDFAQSGQEHESSHVAKAAHRIPEALVQIYQAKEQQWKGMLSVRTWIATKEKHSRSYVVYEVLGSKLPKHESVVSIQKKAPDEFWYGQKPEIIYELKGLEAELAIPKIDQLARQYPHTHEYEMWFGPNDNTFVSHIVRHVDQIQFSMPSNAMGKDYIVGDHMFARSPSKTGYQFNYKGLGGFLLSRDEGVEVSIFGLVFGVNPMQGEVKLPGYGSVSIKDIKWK, from the coding sequence ATGTTTAAGAAGTTATTTTTTATCGTTTTATTAGCCGGTCCGGTCATTGGGTTTTTTCAGATTGATTTCGCGCAATCCGGGCAAGAACATGAAAGCTCCCATGTCGCTAAGGCGGCTCATCGTATCCCTGAAGCCCTTGTTCAAATCTACCAAGCTAAAGAGCAGCAATGGAAAGGGATGCTCAGCGTAAGAACTTGGATTGCAACAAAAGAAAAACACTCCAGATCCTATGTCGTCTATGAGGTTTTAGGGTCGAAGTTGCCTAAACACGAGTCAGTTGTTTCCATTCAAAAGAAAGCTCCGGATGAATTTTGGTATGGTCAAAAACCGGAAATCATTTATGAACTTAAGGGGTTGGAGGCAGAGCTTGCCATCCCCAAGATCGATCAGCTCGCTCGTCAATATCCTCATACCCATGAATATGAAATGTGGTTCGGACCAAATGATAATACGTTTGTCTCTCATATTGTTCGGCATGTCGATCAAATCCAATTTTCCATGCCTTCAAATGCTATGGGAAAAGACTATATTGTAGGGGATCACATGTTTGCACGCTCTCCCTCAAAGACGGGGTATCAATTTAATTATAAGGGGTTAGGTGGCTTTTTACTTTCTCGCGATGAGGGGGTTGAAGTGAGCATATTTGGGCTCGTCTTCGGTGTAAATCCCATGCAGGGCGAAGTCAAACTACCCGGTTATGGATCTGTCAGCATTAAAGATATTAAGTGGAAGTGA